The DNA region ACCGAGAGCAGCTGGGATTGCGGCTGctgttcggggggggggaggtttttttttgcgCGCTCGCGCGTGTGTTTGTGTGGATCCGCGCGCGCGTTTTTCTCCGcggggtgaaaaaaaaaaaagaaaacacgctTGTTTTGCTGTTGTGGTTTCTTGAGCAAATTTCTGAGCAACGGTTGGGAACCTGGCGGGGGCCCGTTCCCCctacaatgcccccccccccccgagctggCTTCTTTCATTCATCGCCCTCCCGGGTTTTTGTCTTAACGTTGCCCACCATTCCCTCCGTTTGGTCTTCTTCTTTGGCGCGGAGCAAAAGTTGCCCAGCCTTATTTCAGACTTGGGAGGCTTTGTAACGAACGAGGTTACTACCTAGGCGCGAACCCCGAGGAGGGAGATGGGAGGCGAGGTGGTGGCCGGCCGGTTGTTAGTagcgtgtcttttttttttaagtacggCTTTGGGGGGCTTTCGGGACGGGGAACAATGGGATAGGAGGGGGGGAAATcgccagccttccttcctttttcttttttcctctcctccttttggaaaaaaaagtaacgtgtgtgtgtgtgtgtgtgtgcaaaagagCATCCCGGGGGCgtcttttcctctcccccccccctccccgcttccgCGTGTAATTTCGTGCTCGTGTGCACGCGCCCGCGAAACCCACCAAAACACAAGAAGAAGAATCTTCCCAGTTTCTCTTTATTAGAAAAAGGGGTTTGCGTTGTTTGTGTTGGATGTGGAGTGGTTGCGGTGCGCGTGTTGTGAATTTCCTTCTGTTGCATAATGCTGCTTGGCTGGGTGACTTCCTTTCCTtcccgaccccccccccctccccttcctctctttctctccccccccctccccaatccccgCTTTTCCTCCTCTATCTCTGCGTGTGGGTTTCTGGAAGCGCTCTGGCGAATGAATGGAATGGCAATTTGCAAAGTAGCCCTGagcgcctctctctctctctctctctccccccccctccctggtttcttttttttaaacatccgCCGCCgtcctccttttccctctcctgCCCCTAGACTACGGATGACAAAAGGAGGAAGAAACTTCCTCTTACTTTGCTTGGAAGAAGCcagctctctttttctctctctctgcgggGCAAAATCCTGGAGGAATAATTTTGGGAAGCCCTCTTGAAGAAAGGGGTGCGGAGGCTCTTGCCCTTTCTAAGCTCCTGGTTCAGATTTTTCTCTGCGTTTTCCTTTCTTGGAAGCGAGTAAGTAAGCAAGGAGTAGGATGTGGGTAATGTTTCTTTCTGGGGGCTTCGGACTTTTTCGTTGAAAGGTTGATGCTTATCATGATGGATCTACATGGAGTAGGGCTTACCTTTCTGCCCTTTAAATCTAATTTGTATTTTCCCTTCCCGCTTCATTTCAGGTTCTGCTAGGAAGGGGGTGTCTTTCCTCACCCGGTGGGAAGAAACAAACATTTCTCTCTTCGGTTGTAATATCCTAATTCAAGATCCCGACTCAAGCAGCGACCCTCGGAGATGCCAGGGATGGTCAGCAAAAATTCCGATCTCGAATTCGACTCTTTGCAGCCCTGCTTCTACCCGGACGAAGATGATTTTTATTTATGCGGTCCCGACTCTGCTCCTCCGGGGGAGGATATCTGGAAAAAGTTTGAGCTGCTGCCGACGCCCCCTCTGTCTCCCAGCCCGGCGGGTCTGCAGGAGAACCCCCCGGGAGGAGCCCCCGTGACCTGGGGGGCGACGGCTCTAGGGGGATACCGAACCAGCGACCCTCTGGACTGGGCATCCgagttgctgctgctgccgcccgaAGCTGACCTTTGGGGCAGTGGCGATGGAGGAGACTCCTTCGAGATGGGTTTGGGAGAAAGCAGCAACCTCAACGCCATTATTATTCAGGACTGTATGTGGAGTGGCTTCGGGACCAGTGATAAGCTGGAAAGGGCAGTCCCCGAGAAAGCACAGACTaaaggaggaacagctggagcgcCTGCCCCAGCTGGCTCTGCCATCCCCCCAGCTGCTCTCCCCTCCAAAACCAGCCCTGGGAACAATAGCGGCAGCCAAGCAGAGCTCAACAATTCCGTGTCAGAGTGTGTGGATCCAGCCGTGGTTTTCCCTTTCCCCGTTAAGAAGCGAGATCTCCCAGCCCCGGTCtccttgggaggaggaggaggaggagtgtcaGGCGCCCGGGTGAGCGTGAACTGCAGCGGTGGCCTTGCTCAAGGGGTGACCGTCCCTGCACCCCGAAGCAGCCACCACCCAAGTGTAACTAATGACAGCCGGGCCAACAACAGTTCGGGAGACGACACACTCAGTGATTCTGGTAAATAACCACATCCTTTGTTATTGTGCGAGCGCTGGGAGGAGATTTCATGGGGACTCATGTAGACCAATACAATCTAGTCTAATAGGTGGGATTTCAGTGGCACTTTACAtctttcccaacaaaggtggcaAGCAGGAAATTGGTGGCCTAAGAGATGTTGCCTCCTTAAGGAATATGCGGAGAACATGCTTTTTTATTCTGCAATTTCTTTCCGTAGCCAGATTAAACTGAGCTTTCACTGCCCTACAAACAAGTAATCGTCCAGCATCCACTGAAGAATATAAATTTTAGCGAGCGCATTGGCTTTGGGGTGGGTTTGACAACTGAGTCTAAACGGAGGGAAGGAAGTTGGTGGCTGCTGCTTGCAGAGGGAATTATCCACTGCAGAACAGCAAATTTTATTAGGTGCAGATTTAAAGCAGCAATGGGACAGATGTGGGCAAGGAAGGAAACTCCTGTTAACTGAGTAAGATATTTCTGCAATTGTATGGGTTTTAAAATGCTGGTAGGGTGAAACTGAGCCAACATTAAATGAAGCAAGCTCTCCAGAGCTGGGTAGAGGCAGAACACCTAATGCAACTGCACGGATTTGATAAGGAAATGATGTAGATTATTAGTCCAGTTGTGTTTTTGAAAAGAGTCTAAAGTTCAAAACCAGCACAAGCCCCTATAGACTTTTAAGGAGTACCTTTCATTAGGTTCCTCCTAGATGTGTTGCAAAACcttgccagtagatggcagtatgTTTTTCTCTCCCAGCTGAATATgggattaaaaaaagttttacttATGGGGCTCCCAGAATTTGTGTCCCTTACAAGACATTTGAAGGTTGTTGATGGATGAatgaaatcttattttaaaaacctACAGCAGCACGATGTTGAGCACCGTTAACTGCACAAAATGGTACTTTTCTCGAGTATTGGACAAAACAGGCTTCTTTCAGCAAAAAATTACTTCTGCTAGTCATTTAACTTTGAATTTTACAATTTAATAAGGCTTCGAAAAGAACACTCTCTGTAAATTATATGAGGCTTTAGCAGGCTTGGAGGGGATTTTAGTGGAATAAAACGTAGAATGCTGGCTTTAAATTCAACAAAATGCTTATAATCCCAAGGgggaggagtgggaaggagaatCCAGTGTGACAATAAACAGTTTCTTGTCTGTAAATGAGAGGAGCCATATGACCATAATCATAAACTTGACGATCAGCCTCCTGTTTCAAAAGATTCACTGCCTCCTTCAAGTCTGAGGCTTGACAGCTTTCAGCAAGGCGGCTTCCTCCTAACAGCTGTCTTCTTGGCAATAAACCAGAACTTTAGCTTAAAGGGACCGAACAACTGGGACCACTCTGCATTTTCAGAGAGAACAATTGCTTAGTTTTCTAGCcctttttttcaaagaaatggGAATGGGTCCCAGGAGAGGTTTcatgtctctctcccccactcctctgtgtgtgtgtgagagagagggagggagagggaatgaGTATGTGTGAATGAGAAGGTTTGTTAACCTTCTCATATAATATAATGAATGTATTATATCTGCCTTGTGAATCAATTTTGTCCATGCAGTTCAATTCAATAGAACAATTCCATAAAAATCGGATTGAGGGTTTACTTTATGTTCTTTTTATTCTACAATAATTTtggattgtaattttatttatttacttattggcCTGAATATCTTCTCTATCTCCAAGCATGTCTCCTTTACTGACAGCTTGATGGCATATATACATGGGGTCTGTGTCTTGGGCATGCAAATTCTATTCTGTATGCTCTTTTCCTGCCTGTCCTTCCTGCTTTAATATTCCTTATCCATTGGCCTTTGTTAATTAATGCAGAATGTCTTAAGTATGCTTCCCTGGAGTTCTAATGTCTTGACCTTTTGTCTTTAAAGATGAAgacgaggaagaagaagaggaggaggaggaggaggaggaaatcgacGTGGTCACTGTCGAAAAGAGgcgctcttcctcttcctacaaGGCTATCACCACCCTGACCATTGCAATGCGTCCCAAGAACGGCACCGCCTTTGCCTCGGTGAGAACTCAGCCCAGTGAAGTCATCTTAAAGCGCTGCGCCCCCATCCACCAGCAGCACAACTACGCGGCGCCTTCCCCGTATATCGAGAGGGAAGATGTGCCCCTGCCCAAAAAGCTGAAAAACGAAGCCGCGCCTCGTCCAGCCAAGCCAGCGACCCAACCAAAGCCCAAGAGCTCCAGCCCTCGCAATTCGGATTCGGAAGACAGCGAGCGCCGACGCAACCACAACATTTTGGAACGGCAGCGGCGTAACGATCTGCGGTCGAGCTTTCTGACGTTAAGGGACCACGTGCCCGAACTGGTGAAAAACGAGAAGGCCGCCAAAGTGGTCATCTTGAAAAAGGCCACCGAGTATGTCCATTCCCTGCAGGCTGAGGAGCACAACTTGTTGTTGGAAAAGGAAAAACTCCAAATCAGGCAACAGCAGTTGATAAAAAAATTAGAACACATGCAGACTTGCTaatgtgggggggtggggggggggttggaaagcaaataaaacaaacacCTGACCTTTTATATATTTGTCTGACCTGGACAAGCTATTGCCACTTTGCACATTTTTGATTCCTTAAAGAGagctatgtttttgtttttgtttttttgacgTTAAGAATGTTGGTTTTATTTTCAATCCCGTCTCTTGCGTAATTGACACCACCTTGTTGTTATACCTGAAGAGGAGATCAAATGGGGGTCCTCCTCCTCTGGAATTGGAGAGACTGCCAAAAACCATGGTGGAATGGCCTTCACGTGTTTCATCTTGGAACTGTTGTCCTTGCAATGTTGTGAGCGTTGAGACTTGCTTATGACATCCAGTTGAGTTGGAAACATTCATTCCATTTTAATGGTGCTTTATGTTTTACAGGTGTTATGGGGGCAAAACCATGTTATACCCAGGGGGGAAGGGAAACCGCCTGTGTAAATACCATATACACGTTTGCCTTTTGTACACGTCTTGGGTTATGAGAGGTGACTTTTGCTACCAATATTAGACTGGAAGTTCATACCTAAGTACTGTAATACCTCAATGTTTGAGGAGCATGTTTtttgtatacaaatatattgTTAATCTCTGTTATGTACTGTACTAATTCTTACACTGCCTGTATACTTTAGTATGATCCTGATACATAACTAAATTTGATACTTATATTTTCGTATGAAAATGGTTGTGGAAAGTTTTGAGTAGATATTACTTTATCACTTTTTTGGACTAAGAAAACTTTTGTAAAGAAATTTACTATATATGCCTTTTTTTTCCTAGCCTGTTTCTTCCAGTTAATGTATTTGTTAATGTTTGTTGCATAGAACTGGGTAATTGCAAAGTTCTGTGTTTAATTTCTTCCAACGATGTACATTTAGTGCTGCATCTTTATAGCACTTTGAAATACCTCATGTTTATGAAAATAAATAGCAATTAAATGATATGCTACTTATTTCTGAAAATCTTTATGACGGAAGGTttcctatattatttttattgctttatttatggAAAATAATACCTATATGAATGCAAAAGATGTTCCTTAAGGACATTGCCCTATATTcaatttctgtctgtctgtctatgtatctatctacctacctatctacctgcccacccatcatctacctatctgtcatcgatctatcatctatctgattTTGGATTAGGTCCCAATATAAGAAATTGGCTTTGGCTTAATATACAAAGATAGGGGGGAGGGTATTATTTGATTGGTCCCAATCAAGTAAAGATCCAGCAATGGATTTTTTTAAGGTGTTGTGCCCCAGAATTTATTATGCTCAAATGAATCCGAAGTTGACCTAGAGATGGCCAGGTGCTCTTGCACCTCAAGTTTATAAATGTTAGTCTTGCTAAAGTAGTTTCTCTGCATACAGAACCAAAAAAGAAGTTGGGGACATCGCCCTATGACACATCAGCCAGTGTGATAAGTCACTATGTTTCCAGGCAAGGTTCATTCCTTGGGAGTTCTGTTTTCCAATAGATCCTCTGGCAGAATGCACGAACCTGTCATCTGAAGCAGCGCTTTCAAGCATCAGGAGCAAGCTTTTGCACTTGTTCAACATACACCTTTAccgtcccccccgccccccatcaCGGTCATAGCGCTGATATAAGAATAACCACCACAACACAGCTGAATATTACAAGATCTGAGCTGAAAAGTCTCGCCACTAGGTGGCAACAAAGAGTTATGAATTTGGAGGCTCtttactgccatctactggcccTATACAGTTTCAGTAGCTGTACTGTAAAACTACAGTATACCTAAGGCTGAAATGACAGCACTCTTCTTCCAACATCAACTGAACAAAAAGGTATCGAGCACTATTCTATTGGCAGTTCCACAAGCCTTCAAAAAGCTTTCCATGGCTCATTATCTGAAAGCTGCTAATCTTTTTATAAGATTTACTCTCGCTCTCTTATTTTTTGGTATCTCGGATCGTGGATATTAGAAATTTGTCCCCATTCCAATGACTGAAACCATGCCTCATTCTTATAAATCCCGTCCTTTCATAGAATGATAAGACTGgaaaggaacttggaggtcttctagtcaacccccttgCTCAAGTCTTACACTATCCCAAAGAGTGAGCAGTTACTCACTCTTTGAACTGGGATAATTTTAAGGAGCTGTGAAGCCTGTAACAAATAAACTATAGTTACTGTTATTCCTATTTGCCACTTGTGAAGGGTGGTTGCATGTCTGGTTCTGGTTTTGAAGCATGTTAGGGTTTTGTTCAATGAAGGTAACATAATAAACTGGCTGACTTCAGACACGCACACTACTAAACCAAGACTTTGTAATCAGAGTTGGATCAGCTAGGGTGGATGACTTCACACATTACATTATCATCAAAATAAATCACATTGTGCAAGACAACTTTCCCCAAATCGGCTGCCTTCAGGGTATGTAGATTTCAACCTCTAGAGACTTGGCCGTGGCCACTTGCCAGAAAACTGAAGTTTGGGGTTGAGTCCGCACATCTGGAAGCCACCCAGGTTGAAAAAGTCTTGATTTAGCTTGCCTAGGTCAGTCATAGCGATGACATAGATTTTCCCCAGGAGGGAGCCCTTAAGATCTTGGAATCCCATCATTGCTGTAAATTGAATCCACCCACCTTCTTGCTGCTGGatgtcttccctttcttttcattcTGGATAGTCCATAGAAAATAGTTGGGATAGTTGAAAGGAGCACAAAAAATTAAGATTTAGAGAAGCAGGGTTTCCTTGCTGGTGTGGCAAGCTTTTTGTTGCTGTTGATTTGCTTTGCTTTGAGAAGGTCAGGCTATAGCCATCAAACTCAGAAGGTGGTTTGTCCTCTTAATATTGAGAtactgcgtgacccgtcaaaaccacgctcgactaaaccgcgcccaattaaaccgcatcgctgacgtcatcaacagggcgacaacagccagcgcgcagaaagaagggtgctttaaatagcgctttgaaagcaagccgattcaacttaaggtaagggttaggtttagggttagctttagggttaggtttagggttaggttaagggttagggttagggttaggtttagggttagctttagggttagggttagggttaagggttaggtttagggttaggtttagggttaggattaggattaggtttaggggggttaggtttagatgttaattttaggtttagggtttacagcatgcttctgtctccgcgctgttgtcgccctgttgttgacgtcagcgacgcggtttagtcgggcgcggtttagtcgagcgcagttttgtggtggaaccgagataCTGAGCTCTGCCTAAGTTGTACCAAAGACCGATGGGAACACTTTGGCATTTCTTAATGCCAAACTGTTATTCCTGGAACGGATGTAGAATTTGGACTAGAGATGCTGGAACTTGGAATTTTGGATCTTACTTGATTCTGAAATTCTGTCCCGTAGATATTTCAGACCATTTGTAtccagatgaaagaaaaaaagagccttTTGTTCCTCTACAACTACTAGATTACTTTATTGTCCCTGCAGCCATCCCATCCTCCTTTATTCATCCTCTTGTGGTTATCTCCTGTTTAACACCTAGTCTGTAAACCCTGAATAAGAGGAAATGTCGGGTTTCTTATTGAGCTTACGGGGCCAATATAATTGTCTCTGATCCGAAAGAAATCTCTTCTCATCTGCTGTGGTGAATTGGAGCACCAGAAAgagtctttttttctctctctctctggaacacATCAGGTCAAAAGCAGTTATCCACCTTTCCTTTGGCTATGACAGCTATGGAAATGGGAAGATCCATCCTGTTCTAACCATTCAAACCTAACTCTACTTTTCTCCACTTTAGAACACAGTTTGTTGGCTGATTTGTTGCAGTGAGTTTTATGTGGCTTCCTCTGCTTGTGAAGTATTTTGTGCCTGAACAGCAGAAGAGGCTTTGAATTTAGTGTAATTTCTTCCATTAATTTATAAGATCCGCAGTCTTTTTATCAACAGAATCAGCAATACATCCCAAATTAGACGCGTAAAacaagtgttgaaagaaatgtccttctgggttcggctccaagtggggaagaagacactggaaacatggaggctgcttggaaagatggtttattgttggacagggccacgtggcttgagccctgaacagaaaaggtgctCACATGCTTtgatgtaggtggagaagaagagaagggctgaggaaggggcttgctaggctttttataccctgtttagtcccacgtctcggtttcctgttcctgtgtaagaaatgtattctgattggttgtcagactcccatggtgccatgcagggggctactctctaggctgttttgaatccaggtatagatgagttctcagatgccatgtggagagttgagtaatatcctttccccctgcagctgcagcggggaagtctttattatgtaaagtgggctagcctggccttctcaatggcctattgacaaagtgtggatgggcaggaagctacaggcaactattctgtcttttaaaacatgcttcttttcacatccagagaaacattctgccttttcaatatttcctagggtatttcattttttctgggagagggcttgatgataacttcccacacaagATTTTAGATTGCTGGAAGGTTTAACTATGGTTAGCCAAGCCTAATCCCCTATCTATAGCCTTCACAAAGCTCCTGAGCCCTGATCCAGTGGATTAAATTTCCATACACCTTGACTTTGGAGAAGACATGcttaaatcagaaaaatgtatGGCAAAGAccctctagatcagggctgtcatgCCCATGCccctttagcgaagggggggggagtcccgatacgtcatgtgacgacactgtgatgccgtgagtttgacacccctgctctagatctaATCAAATCCCTAATGGTTCCGTAAGGGATTTTTAAGCAAAAGGAGGAAAATGGCTGCCCATTGCCGCCTTcttagatttgtttttaaacttccAGTATAATCAACTAATCTAGGAGGTCCTGCCTTGCTTTTTGAGGTTGGCTAGGTGCTGCCATGGTTATGGGCAAATCACAAAGAAATGTGCAACATTTAggagccgaagtggcacagtggttaaatgcagcactgcaggctacttcagctgtctgcagttctgtagttcggctgttcaaatctcaccggctcagggttgactcagccttccatccttccgaggtgggtaaaatgaggacccggattgttgggggcgatatgccgactctataaaccgcttagagagggctgaaagccctatgaagcggtatataagtctaactgatattgctattgctaacattaaTACCTACAGAACTATTGATGAAATGTATCCTTTTTGGTCCTTATTCAACTCACAGAGTTCCTCTGCTAGACAGGCGGAAACATACATCtgtttgagttgagttgagtttattggtcttgtatgccgcccactcccgaaggactccgggcggcttacaataaacaagggaaggggataaataaacaaaacaacactttaaaatacgcaacattcacagttaccgtggggctggatatttcacaagccccccccggcctgctggagcagccaggacttggtggctttgcggaaagccgggagggtagtaagggtccggatctccacggggaggtcattccagagggctggagctgcaacagagaaggccctcccccggggagttgccagccgacattggctggcagatgggatccggaggagacctaacctgtgagatctgatcagtTTGGTTGATAAATCAATCATAAATTCTACCATTGAACACTACATCACAGTAATACTGCTATTGTTGAGGAAGTAGAGAACGACAGATGTGGGGTTGTAAGCAACACGTTGCTTACACCACAGTGGCAAGTGTTTCTACATTTGAAGTTCTCTGACCTGAAGCAGGAAGAATCTAACTGAGGCAATGAATTTCAGTGACCACAAACTTCAAGATAGATCATACTTTAGACGCAGTTCTCTAGAGAAGTCTAATATTGCTGAGAAAGGTGGtgttaaggtaatgatgatttaatagctgaccagctgctataAGCTTGTAAACCAAGACGATGCAATGAAAATGAGTCAGCAGAACATGTTTGACATGTTCTTCCTCGAGtttatattccaataaaaatCTATACGGCACTTTGATCAACTTGTTTTCTGTctctatcaaaagtttatctaatacTGTGTAATTTTtagcaataccttccttcttcctgtcctgtgcaaaccttgattgtatctgtaaataagaccaccattctaattgtaccccttgtgatgccaattctaatctagttttaatctccccctgtctgttcaataactctttatatgtaacaatattttccatattgATTAAATTtgggtatatttaaaaaaaatggaagcagttagcttcctcccataattggggcataccaggggttgtgacactaaatatataccttcttccctggcttcagctgataaggaggaggacctgtggcttaatggctaagacgtctgcc from Thamnophis elegans isolate rThaEle1 chromosome 3, rThaEle1.pri, whole genome shotgun sequence includes:
- the MYCN gene encoding N-myc proto-oncogene protein, with the protein product MPGMVSKNSDLEFDSLQPCFYPDEDDFYLCGPDSAPPGEDIWKKFELLPTPPLSPSPAGLQENPPGGAPVTWGATALGGYRTSDPLDWASELLLLPPEADLWGSGDGGDSFEMGLGESSNLNAIIIQDCMWSGFGTSDKLERAVPEKAQTKGGTAGAPAPAGSAIPPAALPSKTSPGNNSGSQAELNNSVSECVDPAVVFPFPVKKRDLPAPVSLGGGGGGVSGARVSVNCSGGLAQGVTVPAPRSSHHPSVTNDSRANNSSGDDTLSDSDEDEEEEEEEEEEEEIDVVTVEKRRSSSSYKAITTLTIAMRPKNGTAFASVRTQPSEVILKRCAPIHQQHNYAAPSPYIEREDVPLPKKLKNEAAPRPAKPATQPKPKSSSPRNSDSEDSERRRNHNILERQRRNDLRSSFLTLRDHVPELVKNEKAAKVVILKKATEYVHSLQAEEHNLLLEKEKLQIRQQQLIKKLEHMQTC